In Prosthecobacter sp. SYSU 5D2, the following proteins share a genomic window:
- a CDS encoding sigma-70 family RNA polymerase sigma factor has product MNGLLEKPRETDREDSGLMETTTDQPPASNSAAEDRALVERAQAGDTRAFDELIRKYTPKLYGLVYNMTSNREDTADLLQDIFAKAYRSLKRFMGKSSFYTWIYSISVNMTLNFLKKRGRHAKVSLDDVDSGIHNDPDFISITTANRDTIREVNIHELQKRLNDAMMKLSEDHRTVVTLYDVQGLQHNEISKILGVSEGTVRSRLFYAHRLLQTYLEDFVK; this is encoded by the coding sequence ATGAATGGTTTGCTTGAAAAACCGCGCGAAACGGATCGCGAGGACAGCGGACTCATGGAGACGACCACGGATCAGCCCCCAGCAAGCAACAGCGCCGCGGAAGACCGTGCGCTTGTCGAGCGCGCCCAGGCCGGGGACACCCGGGCGTTTGATGAACTGATCCGCAAATACACGCCCAAGCTTTATGGTCTGGTTTACAACATGACCTCCAACCGGGAGGACACGGCGGATCTTTTGCAGGATATTTTTGCCAAAGCCTACCGCTCATTAAAGCGGTTCATGGGAAAATCCTCCTTTTACACCTGGATTTACTCCATCTCGGTGAACATGACGCTGAATTTCCTCAAAAAGAGGGGCCGTCACGCCAAAGTCAGCCTGGATGACGTGGACAGCGGCATTCACAACGACCCGGACTTCATCAGCATCACCACAGCGAACCGCGACACCATACGCGAGGTGAACATCCATGAGCTGCAAAAAAGATTGAACGACGCCATGATGAAGCTGTCAGAAGACCACCGCACGGTAGTCACGCTCTACGACGTCCAGGGCCTTCAGCACAACGAGATCAGCAAGATTCTCGGGGTGTCAGAGGGCACTGTGAGGTCCAGGCTTTTCTACGCGCACCGGCTCCTCCAGACTTATTTGGAAGATTTTGTAAAGTGA
- a CDS encoding D-alanyl-D-alanine carboxypeptidase family protein: protein MFTSFSRFFTLASAGVLLSLLPSCSAPQKTVRSAGDFSGNGSAGYVQTGYSSAYPSATLTPATYSPGWDVEAAPRYAAASNTPSIRAASYLLIDAQTGRHLASKNAETARAVASTQKLVTALVILDAGNLDKTVTVTASDIKVEPTCLGLRPGERYTRRHLLYAFLIKSCNDVANVLARDNAGSIAAFSAKMNAKARSLGCTNSNFKNPHGLTASGQYSTARDMARVAMAAYRNPVIRDAVRRSSYTFRKNSGSTVTLKSTNHLLGSMPECNGMKTGYTIASGRCLISTASYRGRDVILVQLGTQTKYIWDDGRLLMSWGLQRAKSGGLTASR, encoded by the coding sequence ATGTTCACTTCCTTTTCACGCTTTTTCACCCTCGCCTCCGCAGGTGTGCTGCTGAGCCTGCTGCCCTCCTGCTCAGCCCCTCAAAAGACTGTCCGCTCAGCGGGTGACTTCAGTGGCAACGGCTCCGCCGGATATGTGCAGACCGGTTATTCCAGCGCCTATCCATCGGCCACGCTCACCCCGGCCACCTACAGCCCAGGCTGGGATGTGGAAGCCGCCCCCCGTTATGCCGCCGCCTCCAATACTCCCTCCATCCGCGCGGCCTCATACCTTCTCATTGATGCACAGACCGGCAGACATCTCGCATCCAAGAATGCCGAAACCGCCCGTGCTGTGGCCAGCACGCAAAAGCTTGTCACCGCGCTTGTGATCCTGGATGCCGGGAATTTGGACAAAACCGTCACCGTGACCGCTTCGGATATTAAAGTGGAGCCCACCTGCCTGGGCCTGCGCCCTGGTGAACGCTACACCCGCAGGCACCTCTTGTACGCCTTTTTGATCAAGAGCTGCAATGACGTGGCCAATGTCCTCGCCCGTGACAATGCCGGCAGCATCGCCGCCTTTTCCGCCAAGATGAACGCCAAGGCACGCTCTCTGGGCTGCACCAATTCCAACTTCAAAAATCCCCATGGCCTCACCGCCAGCGGCCAGTATTCCACCGCCCGTGACATGGCCCGCGTGGCCATGGCCGCCTACCGCAATCCGGTCATCCGCGATGCCGTGCGCCGCTCCTCTTACACCTTCAGGAAAAACAGCGGCTCCACCGTCACCCTCAAAAGCACCAACCACCTGCTGGGCTCCATGCCGGAGTGCAATGGTATGAAGACGGGTTATACCATCGCCAGCGGACGCTGCCTCATCTCCACCGCCAGCTACCGCGGGCGGGATGTCATCCTGGTGCAGCTGGGCACCCAGACCAAATACATCTGGGATGATGGCCGCCTGCTGATGAGCTGGGGCCTGCAGCGCGCCAAAAGCGGCGGCCTGACGGCTTCCCGCTGA
- a CDS encoding HAD family hydrolase, with protein sequence MIRNLILDWSGTLADDLGAVITATNKVLAHYEKPAFTREQFREVFQLPYTEFYRHILPDVPLATLQALYLEHFPGEDQHEVPMIEHALDFLQFAADTGRRMFVCSSAPLEHVSAQAASNGVSHFFEHLHCGIIDKCTHVHELLRQHHLLPQETAFIGDMRHDILAGRAAGLTSIATATGYESVSTLLTAEPDILVRNLSALTRLMQCPTVTA encoded by the coding sequence ATGATCCGCAATCTCATCCTCGACTGGTCCGGCACGCTGGCAGACGACCTCGGTGCTGTCATCACAGCCACCAACAAGGTCCTGGCCCATTACGAAAAGCCGGCTTTTACGCGGGAGCAGTTTCGCGAAGTTTTCCAGCTGCCCTACACCGAATTTTACCGTCACATCCTGCCAGATGTGCCCCTGGCTACATTGCAGGCGCTTTATCTGGAGCATTTTCCCGGCGAGGACCAGCACGAGGTGCCAATGATTGAGCACGCCCTGGATTTCCTCCAGTTCGCCGCTGATACGGGCCGCCGCATGTTCGTGTGCAGCAGCGCCCCGCTGGAGCATGTGAGCGCCCAGGCGGCCAGCAATGGCGTCTCCCACTTCTTTGAGCACCTGCACTGCGGCATCATTGACAAGTGCACCCATGTTCATGAACTGCTCCGCCAGCATCACCTCCTGCCGCAGGAGACCGCCTTCATCGGGGACATGCGGCACGACATCCTGGCCGGACGTGCGGCAGGGCTGACCTCCATCGCCACCGCCACGGGTTATGAATCCGTGAGCACCCTGCTGACGGCCGAGCCGGACATCCTGGTGAGAAATCTGTCGGCTTTGACACGTCTGATGCAATGTCCCACAGTAACGGCATGA
- a CDS encoding dihydroneopterin aldolase — MTSPASFADEIHLQGLDLPVQIGVPEEERAAWQTLQADVTLWLPNRFETMADDLTQTVDYAAVAIRLRALAAERPRRLIETLAAEMAQCLITEFQLHTAKVTLRKRILPGCDHVAVSLTRP; from the coding sequence ATGACCTCTCCCGCCTCTTTTGCAGATGAAATCCACCTTCAAGGGCTGGATCTGCCTGTGCAAATTGGTGTGCCGGAAGAGGAGCGGGCCGCCTGGCAGACCCTCCAGGCAGATGTCACCCTGTGGCTCCCGAACCGGTTTGAGACGATGGCGGACGACCTCACACAGACTGTGGACTATGCCGCCGTGGCCATTCGCCTCCGCGCTCTCGCCGCAGAGCGGCCCCGCAGGCTCATTGAGACTTTAGCTGCCGAAATGGCGCAGTGCCTCATCACTGAGTTTCAACTTCATACGGCCAAAGTGACCCTCCGCAAACGTATTCTACCTGGCTGTGATCATGTGGCTGTGAGCCTCACCCGGCCATGA
- a CDS encoding autotransporter-associated beta strand repeat-containing protein yields MLTLPTLVAQTPVYIWDGNPATAGVIDNTAGNWTAPNWYDGTGYQTWNPAAIAQFGAATSSAGAAITVNEAITLAGMNFRPFTSLPSANRAYSFTGTGSLNFTAGSIIDVASGTTNGSSGFITFAVPLVGNDLTFSKADGTALGYMTFSAASPDLTGTLFLKTTGTATAGIYASIVAARFTGLDAIDIEAGSMIATSGAGNFDIPLIIAGNGGSQWGAIRVGSSSTNFTEGITLSGDARFHTHINVNSTTVSSVISETAGGSKAFNRTAFSPVNTLLPLAATFTAANTFTGNTILGRTFNLGSTSETSATEGGLTILDFSATGAPANDIFYNGTAKGGLIMNGGLATTTKLHMTGKSGTDNSQTFSSLHIQQGANAIEAFSATGGSITVALGDITRTEVSSLAIRGPASGSITGTLGGSGNGFIGPWATYTTADGSSATWASLKDGAVSAFTGETEYETGTLLSSDASSHLRISSLSTGDVSLATGTTTVGTFSMTDAAARQIGAVTDQTLRLGVDGGIQMINGAASLTVGIAGQSSTLTAGGADDTAGQVILTNLSSNGTLMVNSSITNNGSGAVSLMINGTGRTILTAASSFTGMVGIYSGVLEIRDSLALGTTTGTVTKVITGASLNLAGDLTLAESLQINGHGIASDGAIRNLSGTNTITSLVRVQSSSRISSDSGTLILSGGISATNSGTSVTFSGAGDIEMNSNITTTSGLLIKDGPGSLTLRGTSTATGNSLLNMGRLHLDFSGTTAPASNILYSTAPAGAILSMGNGSMLELTGKSGATNSQTFTNLTLTTAGSYRISANQNDAASLSLNFNTLTRPAAALVRFDLPTTGSFTTTSGVDNAILATTTGIPYATVGLNDWAATTAAVSSRRNIVGLSSLDLYTPSTFDTLSGHADAIVPLTTLTADASISTLRFNLPQATTITQDAPGRTLTTGGILVTPEVGAHDTTISTSVLRPGTGNELVIIQNNTQGVLNLVGKINNNTAGGTTALVKDGPGTVVIVAPGPYLTGENYSGDTRIQNGTLQLTSGTGAAITYPVYHSASFVLGSGSNSGKLVLGSGTVPITQYGGLFTQGTGTANAVVGGSTAYSTFLTYRSGTFDFRTGFLGGPGENENNLNLTISVGTTQLGPVNTYKGKTSIARNTVEVTSLADTGMPSSLGTGDFNAAAAIIDFATATTSAVNVDLVATLRYIGDGDSVTNRPLNMTNSDVIRDTRTVTMNLENTGHGTVKFTSPFTTGGNNLAPRTLRLGGSNTGANEIVSISNATNVNVPGLILEKFGTGTWVMTGSSTHTGGTLITEGTLLTRNDSLPGSATGLGAVAVSAGATLGGTGRIAPAADLSITLTGGTLSIGDSTLETLIAGKLEILTSGTGGLLFEAGSILALDLFSGAGSGMDQSANPAAADLLTVSGTVDLGTGTLLQVGNPNGMSSYTYGDQWQLFDWSGLAGPVQGTFADTLLPTLNPGHSWDLSPLYTGGFITVVPEPSRALLLLCAMVGLCILRRR; encoded by the coding sequence AGGAGTCATCGACAACACCGCCGGTAACTGGACCGCGCCCAACTGGTATGACGGCACCGGTTATCAGACCTGGAATCCAGCCGCCATCGCCCAGTTCGGTGCCGCCACGTCCAGTGCAGGAGCCGCCATTACGGTCAATGAAGCCATCACCCTCGCGGGCATGAACTTCAGGCCCTTCACCTCCCTGCCCAGTGCCAATCGTGCCTACTCTTTCACCGGCACCGGCTCGCTGAATTTCACCGCAGGCTCCATCATTGACGTCGCCAGCGGCACCACCAACGGCAGTTCAGGCTTCATCACCTTCGCTGTACCGTTGGTCGGGAATGATCTGACCTTCAGCAAAGCGGATGGCACCGCCCTGGGGTACATGACTTTCTCTGCTGCCAGCCCTGATCTCACCGGCACCCTTTTTCTGAAAACCACCGGCACTGCCACAGCGGGCATTTATGCCAGCATCGTGGCCGCCCGTTTCACAGGTCTGGATGCCATTGATATCGAGGCCGGCTCCATGATCGCCACCTCAGGTGCCGGGAATTTTGACATCCCGCTCATCATCGCAGGCAACGGCGGCAGCCAGTGGGGCGCCATCCGGGTGGGTTCATCCAGCACGAACTTCACCGAGGGCATCACCCTCAGTGGAGATGCCCGTTTTCATACCCATATCAATGTTAACAGCACCACCGTCTCCTCCGTCATCAGCGAGACCGCAGGCGGCAGCAAGGCATTCAACCGAACCGCCTTTTCCCCGGTCAATACCCTGTTACCTCTGGCCGCCACCTTCACCGCAGCCAATACCTTCACAGGCAACACCATCCTTGGCCGCACCTTTAACCTGGGCAGCACCAGCGAGACCTCAGCCACCGAAGGCGGTCTAACCATCCTGGACTTCTCCGCCACCGGGGCACCTGCCAATGACATCTTTTACAACGGCACCGCCAAAGGCGGCCTCATCATGAACGGCGGCCTGGCCACCACCACGAAGCTGCACATGACCGGCAAATCCGGCACCGACAACTCCCAGACCTTTTCCAGCCTGCACATCCAGCAGGGAGCCAATGCCATTGAAGCCTTTTCCGCGACGGGCGGCAGCATCACCGTGGCCCTGGGAGACATCACCCGCACCGAAGTCAGCTCCCTGGCCATTCGCGGCCCGGCCAGCGGCAGCATCACCGGCACCCTCGGTGGCTCCGGCAACGGCTTCATCGGCCCCTGGGCCACTTATACAACGGCGGATGGCAGCAGCGCCACCTGGGCCAGCTTGAAAGACGGAGCCGTCAGCGCCTTCACCGGAGAGACCGAGTATGAAACAGGCACACTGCTAAGCAGCGATGCCAGCAGCCACCTCCGCATCTCCTCCCTTTCCACCGGAGATGTCTCCCTGGCAACGGGCACCACCACCGTGGGCACCTTTTCCATGACAGATGCGGCAGCCAGGCAAATAGGCGCAGTCACAGACCAGACGCTCCGCCTGGGCGTGGACGGTGGCATTCAAATGATCAACGGAGCTGCCAGCCTGACCGTTGGCATAGCAGGACAAAGCAGCACCCTGACCGCAGGCGGAGCCGATGATACCGCCGGCCAGGTCATCCTGACCAACCTCTCTTCGAATGGCACTCTGATGGTGAATTCCTCCATCACCAATAACGGCAGCGGAGCCGTCTCCCTGATGATCAACGGCACCGGCCGCACCATCCTCACCGCAGCCAGCAGCTTCACCGGCATGGTGGGCATCTACAGCGGTGTGCTGGAAATCCGCGACAGCCTGGCACTAGGAACCACCACTGGCACAGTCACCAAAGTCATCACCGGAGCCTCCCTAAACCTCGCCGGTGACCTCACCCTCGCCGAAAGCCTCCAGATCAACGGTCACGGCATCGCCTCAGACGGAGCCATCCGAAATCTCAGCGGCACCAACACCATCACCTCCCTCGTGCGCGTGCAGAGCAGCTCCCGCATCTCCTCAGACAGCGGCACCCTGATCCTCAGCGGTGGCATCTCCGCCACCAACAGCGGCACCTCCGTCACTTTCTCCGGCGCAGGGGACATTGAGATGAACAGCAACATCACCACCACCTCAGGCCTCCTCATCAAGGATGGCCCAGGCTCCCTCACCCTGCGCGGCACCAGTACCGCCACCGGTAACTCCCTTTTGAACATGGGCCGCCTGCACCTGGACTTTTCCGGCACCACCGCACCGGCCAGCAACATCCTTTACAGCACCGCACCCGCCGGAGCCATTCTTAGCATGGGCAACGGCTCCATGCTGGAGCTCACAGGCAAAAGCGGCGCCACTAACAGCCAGACCTTCACCAACCTCACCCTCACCACCGCAGGCAGCTACCGCATCTCCGCCAACCAGAACGATGCCGCCAGCCTCAGCCTCAATTTTAACACCCTCACCCGCCCTGCCGCCGCTCTCGTGCGCTTTGATCTCCCCACCACCGGCTCCTTCACCACCACCTCCGGCGTGGACAATGCCATCCTTGCCACCACCACCGGAATCCCTTATGCCACCGTCGGCCTGAATGACTGGGCAGCCACGACAGCCGCCGTCTCCTCCCGGCGCAACATCGTTGGTCTCAGCAGTCTCGATCTCTATACCCCCAGCACATTCGACACCCTTTCCGGTCATGCCGATGCCATCGTGCCACTGACCACCCTGACAGCGGACGCCAGCATTTCCACCCTGCGGTTCAACCTTCCCCAGGCCACCACCATCACCCAGGATGCCCCTGGCCGCACCCTCACCACCGGCGGCATTTTGGTCACGCCGGAAGTCGGTGCTCATGATACCACCATCTCCACCAGCGTGCTCCGCCCCGGCACTGGCAATGAACTGGTCATCATACAAAACAACACCCAAGGCGTGCTGAATCTGGTGGGCAAGATCAACAACAATACCGCCGGAGGCACCACCGCTCTCGTCAAAGATGGCCCCGGCACCGTCGTCATCGTTGCTCCAGGCCCCTACCTCACCGGCGAAAACTACTCCGGTGATACCCGCATCCAGAACGGCACGCTCCAGCTCACCTCTGGCACCGGCGCCGCCATCACCTACCCGGTCTATCATTCCGCTTCCTTTGTCCTAGGCTCTGGCAGCAATAGTGGCAAGCTCGTCCTGGGCAGTGGCACTGTGCCCATCACTCAATACGGCGGCTTGTTCACCCAAGGCACCGGCACGGCCAATGCCGTCGTCGGCGGCAGCACCGCCTACTCCACCTTCCTCACCTACCGCTCCGGCACCTTTGACTTCCGCACCGGCTTCCTCGGCGGCCCGGGTGAAAATGAAAACAATCTTAACCTGACCATCAGTGTCGGCACCACCCAGCTAGGTCCCGTCAATACCTACAAAGGCAAGACCAGCATCGCCCGCAACACCGTCGAAGTCACCTCCCTGGCCGATACCGGCATGCCCAGCTCCCTGGGCACCGGTGACTTCAATGCGGCGGCGGCGATCATTGACTTTGCCACCGCCACCACCAGTGCAGTGAATGTGGATCTCGTCGCCACACTCCGTTACATTGGCGATGGCGACTCAGTGACCAACCGGCCTCTCAACATGACCAATTCAGACGTCATCCGGGACACCCGCACCGTCACCATGAACCTGGAAAACACCGGCCATGGAACGGTGAAATTCACCTCCCCCTTCACCACGGGTGGCAACAATCTGGCCCCCCGCACCCTGCGCCTGGGCGGCAGCAATACGGGCGCCAATGAAATCGTCAGCATCAGCAATGCCACCAACGTCAACGTCCCTGGCTTGATACTGGAAAAATTCGGCACCGGCACCTGGGTGATGACCGGCAGCAGCACCCACACAGGCGGCACACTCATTACCGAGGGCACCCTGCTGACCCGCAATGACAGTCTCCCCGGCTCCGCCACGGGTCTGGGTGCCGTGGCCGTTTCTGCCGGTGCCACCCTTGGCGGCACGGGCCGCATTGCCCCGGCGGCGGACCTGTCCATCACCCTCACGGGCGGCACTCTCAGCATTGGCGACAGCACACTGGAGACACTGATTGCCGGAAAACTGGAAATCCTCACTTCCGGCACAGGCGGCCTTTTGTTTGAAGCCGGCTCCATCCTCGCATTGGACCTCTTTTCAGGAGCAGGCAGCGGCATGGACCAGTCCGCCAATCCTGCGGCCGCTGACCTCCTCACCGTCTCTGGCACCGTGGATCTCGGCACCGGCACCCTCCTGCAAGTTGGCAATCCGAATGGAATGAGCAGCTACACCTATGGAGACCAATGGCAGCTCTTCGACTGGAGCGGACTCGCAGGCCCCGTTCAGGGCACCTTTGCCGACACCCTTCTGCCCACCCTCAATCCCGGCCATTCCTGGGATCTCAGCCCGCTCTACACCGGCGGTTTCATCACCGTCGTCCCGGAGCCTTCCCGCGCACTGCTTTTGCTCTGTGCCATGGTGGGTCTTTGCATTCTCCGCCGTCGTTAA
- a CDS encoding sugar phosphate isomerase/epimerase, giving the protein MAKIEFGSQVYTWFMQGTGKGYDNKLDHMIEVAAKAGFTGIEPMVLEISESALGCGRYWLGDFCDPVRLKDALQKHNIKLAGLALVCAWDAEEETPAEKEAADFTLELLQHFPGAMLGTVTLPSGRKNDLQRRRLNVARNVNNVSKRAADLGIKASYHPNSPPASIVRTQEDYDVVLSSLDPKVTGWTPDVGHIIRGGMDVIATLNKFQHLVNHIHYKDYSGNGPEPWAQMGTGKLDFHKITEWLVARDYEGWIICEDEAHVAVDDPDGVTIQNGEWCKENLHPIVA; this is encoded by the coding sequence ATGGCAAAAATCGAATTCGGCTCCCAGGTCTATACCTGGTTCATGCAGGGCACCGGCAAGGGCTATGATAACAAACTGGATCATATGATCGAAGTGGCCGCGAAGGCGGGCTTTACAGGCATCGAGCCGATGGTGCTCGAGATTTCTGAAAGCGCCCTGGGCTGCGGCCGCTACTGGCTGGGGGATTTCTGCGATCCCGTCCGCCTGAAGGACGCGCTGCAAAAGCACAACATCAAGCTCGCGGGCCTGGCTCTCGTCTGCGCCTGGGATGCTGAAGAGGAGACTCCTGCAGAGAAGGAAGCGGCGGATTTCACCCTGGAACTGCTCCAACATTTCCCCGGTGCCATGTTGGGCACGGTGACGCTGCCAAGCGGCCGCAAGAACGACCTGCAGCGCCGCCGCCTGAATGTGGCGCGCAATGTCAACAATGTGTCCAAGCGCGCCGCCGACCTGGGCATCAAGGCCTCCTACCATCCCAACAGCCCGCCAGCCTCCATCGTCCGCACACAGGAGGACTACGATGTGGTGCTGAGCAGCCTGGACCCGAAGGTGACGGGCTGGACCCCGGACGTGGGCCACATCATCCGTGGCGGCATGGATGTCATCGCCACGCTGAACAAGTTTCAGCACCTGGTGAACCACATCCATTACAAGGACTACTCCGGCAACGGTCCTGAGCCTTGGGCGCAGATGGGCACCGGCAAGCTGGACTTCCACAAGATCACCGAATGGCTGGTGGCCCGTGATTATGAAGGCTGGATCATCTGTGAAGATGAAGCCCACGTGGCCGTGGACGATCCTGATGGCGTGACCATCCAGAACGGTGAGTGGTGCAAGGAGAACCTGCACCCGATCGTGGCCTGA
- a CDS encoding ammonium transporter codes for MMLCTGLVFIMHLGFATVETGLTQSKNTVNILFKNTLIPCIGLLTYMLCGFNLMYPGFEDGDSQFWFKFAGMGISTDEAGVTSAYNVGYTYWTDFLFQAMFAATCATIVSGSVAERIKLSTFMVFSLIYVAIVYPVAGSWKWGNGWLNRLETPFYDFAGSSLVHSVGGWGALAGVLLLGPRLGKYAADGKIKPILGHSMPLATIGVFLLWLGWFGFNGGSVLSADPALVSLTLVTTCLAAAAGGVGAALVSTIILKKPDLSMALNGILAGLVGITAGADQMSPVDSIVIGAIAGAIVVISVIFLDKIKIDDPVGAISVHLVCGIFGTLAVGIWGAKAGSAQLMSQLTGVAAYALTFVAAFVIFFVLKLIMGLRVSPEEESEGLDIGEHGAAAYNITPNH; via the coding sequence ATGATGCTCTGCACAGGCCTGGTGTTCATCATGCACCTTGGCTTCGCCACGGTGGAAACGGGCCTCACCCAGTCCAAGAACACGGTGAACATCCTGTTCAAGAACACCCTGATTCCTTGCATCGGTCTTCTGACTTACATGCTCTGCGGTTTCAATCTGATGTATCCTGGCTTCGAAGATGGTGACTCCCAGTTCTGGTTCAAGTTTGCCGGCATGGGCATCTCCACGGATGAAGCAGGCGTCACTTCCGCCTACAATGTTGGTTATACCTACTGGACCGACTTCCTCTTTCAGGCCATGTTCGCCGCCACCTGCGCGACCATCGTTTCCGGTTCCGTGGCTGAGCGTATCAAGCTCAGCACCTTCATGGTGTTCTCTCTCATCTATGTGGCCATCGTCTATCCTGTCGCTGGCAGCTGGAAGTGGGGCAATGGCTGGTTGAACCGCCTTGAGACTCCCTTCTATGACTTCGCCGGTTCCTCCCTGGTTCACTCTGTGGGCGGTTGGGGTGCTCTTGCTGGCGTCCTTCTTCTTGGGCCTCGCCTTGGCAAATATGCTGCCGATGGCAAAATCAAGCCGATCCTCGGCCACTCCATGCCTCTCGCCACCATCGGTGTCTTCCTCCTCTGGCTCGGCTGGTTCGGTTTCAACGGCGGCTCCGTCCTGTCCGCTGATCCGGCCCTGGTTTCCCTCACCCTGGTGACCACCTGCCTGGCCGCCGCAGCCGGTGGTGTCGGTGCCGCTCTTGTCTCCACGATCATCCTCAAAAAGCCTGACCTGTCCATGGCCCTCAACGGCATCCTGGCCGGTCTGGTGGGTATCACTGCAGGTGCAGACCAGATGTCTCCGGTTGATTCCATTGTCATCGGTGCCATCGCCGGTGCCATCGTGGTAATCTCCGTCATCTTCCTCGACAAGATCAAGATTGACGATCCAGTCGGCGCCATCTCCGTCCACCTTGTCTGCGGTATCTTCGGAACCCTGGCAGTTGGTATCTGGGGTGCCAAGGCTGGCAGTGCCCAGCTTATGAGCCAGCTCACAGGTGTCGCAGCTTATGCCCTCACCTTCGTCGCCGCCTTCGTCATCTTCTTTGTCCTGAAACTGATCATGGGCCTGCGCGTCAGCCCTGAGGAAGAATCCGAAGGCCTGGACATCGGCGAACACGGTGCAGCGGCTTACAACATCACGCCGAACCACTGA
- a CDS encoding peptidylprolyl isomerase, with protein sequence MALIINGEEIDDEVIEGEFRNVKGHYERMLQVACCERDQEFRGYAKDNIASRVLLNQESMRRFPTISEEDVTQRLEKLIEAAGGEDQFYLNIGMPFKDEAIVRENVQGGVRLDKMLGEIYGPDPDFTEVELKAAYERDLALYMTEEMIHVAHITKNLQGAQSRNEVFKSMRELRSQLLAGADFMKLAEENRADDQQQIDLGWFKRGEFMEEFEVIAFSMGEGEISPVFTTQLGFHLCTVLGRKAPEAIPFDAVKEAVRQRLLEAHKDAKFNELIAQLKAEAKIEDTDPDETAENAGH encoded by the coding sequence ATGGCACTGATCATCAACGGCGAAGAAATTGACGACGAAGTCATTGAGGGAGAATTCCGCAATGTGAAGGGGCACTATGAGCGCATGCTGCAGGTGGCCTGCTGCGAGCGGGACCAGGAGTTCCGCGGTTATGCGAAGGATAACATCGCCTCCCGCGTGCTGCTCAACCAGGAGTCCATGCGCCGCTTTCCCACCATCTCGGAAGAGGATGTGACGCAGCGGCTGGAGAAGCTGATCGAGGCCGCTGGCGGTGAGGACCAGTTTTATCTGAACATCGGCATGCCCTTCAAGGATGAGGCAATCGTGCGGGAAAATGTGCAGGGCGGCGTGCGGCTGGACAAGATGCTGGGGGAAATTTACGGCCCCGATCCTGACTTCACAGAAGTGGAACTCAAAGCCGCCTATGAGCGGGATCTGGCGCTCTACATGACGGAGGAGATGATCCATGTGGCCCACATTACCAAAAACCTCCAGGGCGCCCAGAGCCGCAATGAGGTCTTCAAAAGCATGCGTGAACTGCGCAGCCAGCTTCTGGCCGGTGCGGATTTCATGAAACTGGCGGAGGAAAACCGGGCAGATGACCAGCAGCAGATTGACCTGGGCTGGTTCAAGAGGGGAGAGTTCATGGAGGAGTTTGAGGTCATCGCCTTTTCCATGGGGGAGGGGGAGATCAGCCCCGTCTTTACCACTCAGCTAGGGTTCCACCTCTGCACCGTGCTGGGCCGCAAGGCACCCGAGGCGATCCCTTTTGATGCTGTCAAGGAGGCGGTGCGCCAGCGTCTGCTGGAAGCGCACAAGGACGCGAAGTTTAACGAACTCATCGCCCAGCTCAAGGCAGAGGCCAAGATCGAGGACACAGATCCTGATGAGACGGCAGAAAACGCCGGGCACTGA